In a genomic window of Phragmites australis chromosome 14, lpPhrAust1.1, whole genome shotgun sequence:
- the LOC133891555 gene encoding cytochrome P450 709B2-like, protein MAKQVLADRTGLFPQNRMNSNLLRLLGEGLVLANGDDWQRHRKVVHPAFNMDKLKIMTATMADCAQSMVSGWEAQLQSQGKKGCHQVEIELSGQFEELTADVISHTAFGSSYREGKQVFEALKELQFIAFSTLFNVQIPGFRYLPTEKNRKVWKLDKEVRNTLMQIIKNRLAAKDKAGYGNDLLGLMLEACAPERGGDQLLSMDVIIDECKTFFFAGQETTSHLLSWTMFLLSTHPEWQQRLREEVLRECGGRDQAPTHDMLNKLKLVSLFLLEMLRLYSPVPLIRRRTRSPVELGGITVPEDTILTIPIATMHRDKEVWGEDASEFNPLRFDSSGGATKKGPKHLSALLAFSTGPRACIGQNFAMIEARAVVAAILQRFALTLSPEYVHAPTDVITLRPKYGLPMIVTSFDA, encoded by the exons ATGGCGAAGCAGGTGCTCGCGGACCGGACGGGGCTGTTCCCCCAAAACCGGATGAACTCGAACCTTCTCCGGCTGCTCGGCGAGGGGCTCGTGCTGGCGAACGGCGACGACTGGCAGCGGCACAGGAAGGTGGTGCACCCGGCCTTCAACATGGACAAGCTCAAG ATTATGACAGCGACGATGGCGGACTGTGCTCAGTCAATGGTGTCCGGGTGGGAAGCGCAGCTACAGAGTCAGGGGAAGAAGGGGTGCCATCAGGTGGAGATTGAGCTGAGCGGCCAGTTTGAAGAGCTCACTGCAGATGTGATCTCTCACACGGCATTCGGGAGTAGCTACAGGGAGGGCAAACAAGTGTTCGAGGCACTCAAGGAGTTGCAGTTCATTGCCTTCTCAACACTTTTCAATGTCCAAATCCCAGGATTCAG GTATCTTCCAACCGAAAAGAACCGGAAGGTGTGGAAACTCGACAAGGAGGTGAGGAACACGCTCATGCAAATCATCAAGAACAGGCTCGCCGCGAAGGACAAGGCGGGCTACGGGAACGATCTCCTCGGACTGATGCTGGAGGCCTGCGCGCCGGAGCGCGGCGGGGACCAACTTTTGAGCATGGACGTGATCATCGACGAGTGCAAGACCTTCTTCTTCGCGGGGCAGGAGACCACATCGCACCTGCTCAGCTGGACCATGTTCCTGCTGAGCACGCACCCGGAGTGGCAGCAGAGGCTCAGGGAGGAGGTGCTGCGGGAGTGTGGCGGGAGGGACCAGGCTCCCACTCACGACATGCTCAACAAGCTGAAGCTG GTGAGCCTGTTCCTTCTGGAGATGCTGAGGCTGTACAGCCCCGTGCCGCTCATccggaggaggacgaggtcGCCGGTCGAGCTGGGCGGCATCACGGTGCCCGAGGACACGATCCTGACGATACCGATCGCGACGATGCACCGTGACAAGGAGGTCTGGGGCGAAGACGCCAGCGAGTTCAACCCGCTGAGGTTCGACAGCAGCGGCGGCGCCACCAAGAAGGGGCCGAAGCACCTCAGCGCATTGCTGGCCTTCTCCACGGGACCGAGGGCGTGCATCGGGCAGAACTTCGCGATGATCGAGGCGAGGGCTGTGGTCGCCGCAATCCTGCAGCGGTTCGCGCTGACGCTCTCGCCGGAGTACGTGCACGCGCCGACCGACGTGATCACGCTGCGGCCAAAGTACGGGCTCCCCATGATTGTCACAAGTTTCGATGCGTAG